From Kitasatospora sp. MAP12-44:
GGACGTCCGCAGCGCGCTGCGGGCCTCGCCGCTGTACCGCACGGTGTGGGTGAAGCCGCTGCCGCGCAAGGAGATCGTCCAGGTGCTGCGCCCGATGCGCCGCTACCTGCAGACCGCCGCGATCGGCGCCGAGCGCGCCGATCTGGCGGTGCTCGCGGGGGAGGTGCTGACCGCAGGCGTGCTGCGGGTCACCGTGCCCGGCCGGATGCTGGACAGCTACGACGGCGAGCCGCACGACGGCGTGTACGCACTGCAGCGCTACAGCCGCCGGGTGGACGTGCAGCTGGACGAGCGGTTCGCCACCGACTCCTGCCTGGACGACCTGGTGGGCGCGCGCGAGCTGGCCGTCCCGTCCGTCCCGGTCACCGGCAAGACCGAGTTCGAGCAGCTGCAGGACGACCTCGGGCGCGCCGAGGTGTTCTTCCGCAGCGGCGGCAGCTCGGGGGCGCCCAAGCTCTCCGCCTTCGCCTGGGACGACTACCACGAGCACATGCGCTCGGGAGCCGAGGGCCTGCTCGCCGCCGGGTTCGACCCGCGCACCGACCGGGCGATGAACCTGTTCTTCGGCGGGCAGCTCTACGGTGGCTTCCTGAGCTTCTTCTCGGTGCTGGAGACCCTGCAGGCCGTGCAGTTCCCGATGGCGGCGCAGGACGACCACGCGGCCGTGGCCCACTCGATCGTCGACCACCGGGTGGACACTCTGTTCGGCATGCCGAGCTACCTGCTGCGGGTCTTCACCGAGGGCGCGGACGCGCTGCGCGGCTACCGCGGGGTGCGCAAGGTCTACTTCGGCGGCGAGCACTTCCCCGAGCGCCAGCAGGCATGGCTGCGCGAGGAGTTCGGGGTCGAGCTGATCCGCTCGGCGGCGTACGGCAGCGCCGACGCGGGCCCGCTGGGCTACCAGTGCGGCGAGACCCCGCCGCGGGTGCACCACCTGTTCAGCGGGCTCCAGACCCTGGAGATCCTGGCCCTGGACGAGGACCGGCCGGCCCCCGCCGGGGAGGCCGGGCGACTGGTCTTCACCTCGCACACCCGGCGCGGCCAGCGCCTGGACCGCTACGAGATCGGCGACCTGGGCCGCTGGGTGGCGGGGGAGTGCGGGTGTGCGGGCGCCGCACCCCGCGCTTCGAGCTGCTGGGCCGCTTCGGCGACGTCTTCCGCAGCGGCAGCTACTTCCTCAACTACCGCCGGTTCGTCACGATCGCGGAGGAGGCGTTCGAGCACCGGGGCGCGTTGCAGATCCTGCTCGACGAGGACGACGCGGGCGAGTCGCTGACCGTCCGCCTGGAGGCCGGCCCGGCGTCGGACGGCGCGGCCGCGGCCCGGGCGTTCCTGGACGGCTACCCGGAGCTGGGCTCGGCGGTGGAGCAGGAGGGGCTGCTGGCCCTGCGGGTCGAGGTGGGGCCGGCCGACGGCTTCGAGCGCACCGCGGCCAGCGGCAAGCTGCTGAGCGTGGTGGAGCGGCGGGCGCGCAACCGCTGACATCCTCGCGCTGAGGGGGGTGACGGCTGCTGCCGTCACCCCCCCCTCACTGCGTCCGGTCAGTCCATCCGCTCGTCGACGAGCCGGACCAGCTTGCCGGTGCGCGGGTTGACCGCCAGCGCGCCCGGGCCCACCCACTCCACGGCCAGCGGGTGGATCAGGCCGCGGTCGGCGTGGTCGGCGAACATCGGACGGGTCTGCGCGAGCCGCGCGGCCAGCGCGCCCTCCAGGACGGCCTTCGCCTGCTCGCCGGCCCCGGTCGGCCCGGCCAGCCGCAGCACCAGCTGGTCGCGCTCGTCGTGGTGGCGCAGCACCACCTGCACCTCCGCGACCAGGCCGTCCTGGTCGGTGCTCTCCACCAGCGCGCGCAGGTCCTCCAGGTACACGGTCACCGGGCCGACCCGGGCGCCCTCGTCGGAGCGTCCGAGCAGCCGGAACCGGCGCTGCGGGAAGTCCACCCACTGCGCCAGGTCGCCCACGGGGTAGCGGATCACCGGCATCAGACGGCGCGCGAGGTCGGTGGCGACCACCCGGCCGGGCCGGCCGGGCTCCTCGATCGGCTCGCCGGTCTCGGGGTCCAGCAGCTCGATCACCTTGTCAGGGGTGAAGACCTGGTGGATCCGGGCGTCGCTCTCGCCGGCCACCGGACCGGCCAGGATGCCGGCGTCGACGCTCGCGTAGCCGATCGAGCGGACCTCGGCGCCCGGGAACGCCTGGGCCAGCAGCTCCAGTTGGTCGCCGTAGAACGCCTCACCGCTGAACAGGACGAGCCGGATGTGCGGCAGGGTGCCCACGGTGTCGGCGACCTCCCTGGCCAGCCGGCAGAGCGAGGTGGGCGGGGCGGCCAGCACGGTGGCCGAGAAGTCGCGCAGCGTGCCGATCACGTAGTCCAGCGGGGCGGCCCCGCCGATCGGCAGCTGGACGGTGGCGACCGGGGCTTCCTGGAGCAGGTTGAGGGTGAAGACGAAGCTGGAGTACAGCTCCCCCGCGTAGAACAGGTTGGCCACCCGGTCGCCGTCGCGCAGCCCGGCGGCCGGCAGGCCGTCGCCGAAGCGGCGGGCCATCTCGCGCCACTCCTCGCGCGTGTACATCGAGACGCGCGGCGCACCGGTGGTCCCACCGGTCTTGAAGACGATCCCGTCGCCGTGCGGGCCGGTCAGCAGCCGGCTCTCCTCGATCCCGTGGGCGCCCCAGTAGGCGCCGTGGTCGATCAGCGGGAGGTCGGTCAGCTCCGACGTCCCCTCGGGCAGACCCGCGTAGAGCTCGCGGTAGAACGGTGAGTGCGCTCGGACGTAACGCACCAGATCGGCGATCGAACGATCATTCATGGCTTCCAACTTCCCCACCCGGCAAAGAGATCATCTTATCTTCACGCGTAGACGACGCAGCCCCGGGACGGTGCCCCGGCTGTTCGCGCGATGGATCGCCGCCGTTCCTATTCCCGAGCGTGAGTGAAACAGACCACAGCGCCACCTCTCCCTGAACGCCCTTGGGCCGTGGCACAATGAGCGCAAGTAGTAGCAGTGACGTTCAGCGCACTCCGGGGTCGGTGAAAATCCGAACCGGCGGTTACAGTCCGCGACCCGTCCGCAGCCAGCGGCCGGTTGACCAGGTGAAATTCCTGGACCGACGGTTAAAGTCCGGATGGGAGGCGTGCGCGACGGTTCGAGCAGTGCCACGGATCCCCTCGGGGAGCCGTGTTCAAGGTGCAAGAGCAGGACTCTCTTCAGCGACGTCGGCGAACTGCCGATGTCGGCGGCCGAGCCGACCTCGGCGACGGAGCAGAGGACGTTCGCGCACCCGCCACCGCCGAGCCGTGTCAACTCCCGTTCTTTGCCGCCCCGGAGTCCGCGCCCCTACAGCGCGAGGAGAACCCGGGTGTTCACCGGCATCATTGAAGAGCTCGGCGAGGTCGTCTCCATCGAGGAGTTCGGTGATTCCTCGCGCATCCGCCTGCGCGGGCCCGTGGTCTGTACCGGTGCCCGCCACGGCGACTCCATCGCGGTCAACGGCGTCTGCCTGACCGTTGTCGACAGCCCCGAGCAACTGGCCGCCGACACCACCGAGTTCAGCGCCGACGTGATGGCCGAGACACTGCAGCGCTCCAGCCTGGGCGCGCTCGTCCCCGGCTCCCGGGTCAACCTGGAGCGGGCGATGGCGCTCGGCGCCCGGCTCGGCGGCCACCTGGTGCAGGGGCATGTCGACGCCACCGGCACCCTGCTCTCCCGCGCCCCGGGCGAGTTGGACGCCGAGGGCAAGCCCCGCTGGGAGGTGCTGCGCTTCACGCTGCCGCAGAGCATCGCCCGCTACCTGGTCGACAAGGGCTCGATCACCGTGGACGGCATCAGCCTCACCGTGGTCGAGGCCGCCGCCGACAGCTTCACGGTCAGCCTGATCCCCGCGACGCTCGCTCTGACGACCTTGGGCGCCAAGGCGGTTGGCGACCCGGTCAACCTCGAGGTCGACGTCCTGGCGAAGTACGTCGAGCGGCTGCTCGACTCCCGCAGCATCCCGGCGATCTCGAAGGACGCCTCGTGAACTGGCTCAACAGTGTCGCGTTCTCGATATTCGGCCAGCACGTGCTCTGGACCGACATGATCGGCAACCTGCTCGGACTGGCTGCGCTGGCCCTCGGCTGGCGGCGCTCGATCTGGAGCTGGCCGGTCCAACTCCTCTCCGGTGTCGTGCTGGTGGGGGCCTACCTGTCCGGCCATCTGACCGGTCTGATGGGCAAGCAGGCCATCGTCATCGTGACCGCGGTCTGGGGCTGGACCCAGTGGCGGCGCGGCATCCGCAGCACCGGCGAGATCAAGGTCCGCTTCGCCAGCTGGACCGAGCGGGCGCTGCTGGTCGGCGCTACCGCGCTGGTGACCACCGGGGTGGCGCTGCTCTTCACCCACTACTCCTGGATGTCCTGGAGCCCGTGGTCGGACGCCTACATCTTCGTCGGCACGCTGGCGGCGATGGTCGCCCAGGCCCGTGGCTGGGTGGAGTTCTGGTTCGCCTGGATCGCGGTGGACGTGGTCGGTGTCCCGCTGGCCTTCAACAGCGGCTACGCCTTCTCCGGCCTGACGTACAGCATCTACTTCGTCCTGGTGCTGCTGGGCCTGCGCGCCTGGTGGCTGAGCACCCGCACCCCCCGTTCCGCCTCCACCCCGACCCTGCAGGGAGTTACGGCATGAGTACCGCAGACAGCACCCAGCACCTCGGCCCGGACCTCAGCCTCGACCCGGTCGAGCGCGCCATCGCCGACATCGCGGCCGGCCGGGCCGTGATCGTGGTGGACGACGAGGACCGCGAGAACGAGGGCGACATCATCTTCGCCGCCTCGGCCGCGACGCCCGAACTGCTCGCCTTCACCATCCGCTACAGCTCCGGTGTGATCTGCGTCCCGATGACCGGCGCCGAGGCCGACCGCCTCGACCTGCCGCCGATGACCCGGGTCAACGAGGACCGCAAGGGCACCGCCTACACCGTCTCGGTGGACGCCCGCGAGGTCGAGGCCACCGGCATCTCGGCCGTCGACCGCGCGCTGACCGTCCGGCTGCTGGGTGACCCGGCCTCCGGCCCCGGCGACTTCACCCGCCCCGGGCACGTCTTCCCGCTGCGCGCGGTGGACGGCGGTGTGCTGATCCGCCCCGGCCACACCGAGGCCGGCGTCGACCTGGCCCGACTGGCCGGCCTGCCCCCGGCCGCCGCCATCTGCGAGGTGGTCAACGACGACGGGACGATGGCCCGGCTGCCCGAGCTGGTCGGCTTCGCTCGCGAGCACGGTCTGGCGATCATCTCGATCGAGGACCTGATCGCCTACCGCCGCCGCACCGAGCTGCACGTCGACCGCGCGGCCGTCACCGCCCTGCCCACCAGCTACGGCGAGTTCACCGCCGTCGGCTACCGCAGCACGCTGGACGGCGTCGAGCACATCGCCCTGGTGGCCGGCGGCCTGGACGCCGACGGGCAGCTGCCGGACGGCGAGGACGTGCTGGTGCGTGTCCACTCCGAGTGCCTGACCGGTGACGTGTTCGGCTCGCTGCGCTGCGACTGCGGTCCCCAACTCGAAGCCTCGCTCGCCAAGGTGGCCGCCGCAGGCCGCGGCGTGGTGCTCTACCTGCGCGGTCACGAGGGCCGCGGCATCGGCCTGGCCCACAAGCTGCGCGCCTACCAGCTCCAGGAGCAGGGGCGTGACACCGTGGACGCCAACCTCGACCTCGGGCTGCCCGCCGACGCCCGGGACTACAGCATCGGCGCGCAGATGCTGACCGACCTGGGGGTGCGCTCGCTGACCCTGCTGACCAACAACCCCGACAAGCTCGCCGCGCTCACCGAGCACGGCCTCAAGGTCAAGGGCCGCGAGCCGATCCCGGTCGAGGCCGGCGTGCACAACCTCGCCTACCTGCTGACCAAGCGCGACCGGATGGGCCACGACCTGCCGTGGCTCGGCAACGCCTGACCATCCACCCGCCTGACGATCCACCCGCCTGAACACCCACCCACTTACCCAGTTGAAGGAAGAACCACAGTGAGCGGCCACGGAGCACCCGAGCTGACCCTCAAGAACTGCCAGGACCTGCGGGTCGCGGTGATCGCCGCCCAGTGGCACACCAAGGTGATGGACGGCCTGCTGGGCGGCGCCGAGCGCGCCCTCAAGGAGCTGGGGATCGCGGAGCCGACCATCGTCCGCGTCCCCGGCACCTTCGAACTCCCCGTCGCGGCAAAGCAGTTGGCCGGTCGCGGCTATGACGCCGTGGTCGCCCTCGGGGTGGTCATCCGCGGCGGCACCCCGCACTTCGACTATGTCTGCCAGGCGGCGGCCATCGGTCTCACCGACGTCAGCGTCAGCACCGGCGTGCCGGTCGGCTTCGGCGTGCTGACCTGTGACAACGAGGAGCAGGCGATCGACCGGGCGGGCCTGCCGGGCTCCGCCGAGGACAAGGGGCATGAGGCGGTCACCGCGGCCGTCGCCACCGCCGCCATGCTGCGCTCGGTCTCCTAGCCGGTTGTCGTCCACCGTCGTGTCCACGGTCCGGGACTGTTTACCGCCCGTCCCGGTCCAGCACGTAAGGTGAGACCCATCATGGCTTCGAAGACATTCGAGGAGCTCTTCGTCGAGCTCCAGCAGAAGGCCGCCGCAGGCGACCCCGCGTCCTCCCGTACCGCGCAGCTCGTCCAGCAGGGCGTTCATGCCATCGGCAAGAAGGTGGTCGAAGAGGCCGCCGAGGTCTGGATGGCGGCCGAGTTCCAGACCCAGGAGCAGACCGCCGAGGAGATCTCGCAGCTCCTGTACCACCTTCAGGTGATGATGATCGCTCGCGGGCTGA
This genomic window contains:
- a CDS encoding acyl-CoA reductase codes for the protein MTADQHYWQGEWVDDAEAERRLDDLDAHVATALADRLNPLTVLAACDRLAIALADPAGAQSVRLFAELRAARIPAGEAARTLTDIAEGLSREALEAKLTRELGGIDPGRLARFDFRREIFEGWLPVGLLVHVAPGNAPAAGAFSVIEGLLAGNVNAIKTSGSSRFTQLLLAALAELDPTGTIATRVLVLAFPSSRTGWLERLCAGADAVAAWGGEEALAGVAALVPAGCRLVDWGPKLSFAYLTEHSWAEPSALRGIADDICRLDQQACSSPQVIYLDTDDTEQVFAFAERFAAVLAQTVAELDPALPDLLESAEITNTVLVAGLEEHLGLTRVHAAEDGNWHVLADVRSALRASPLYRTVWVKPLPRKEIVQVLRPMRRYLQTAAIGAERADLAVLAGEVLTAGVLRVTVPGRMLDSYDGEPHDGVYALQRYSRRVDVQLDERFATDSCLDDLVGARELAVPSVPVTGKTEFEQLQDDLGRAEVFFRSGGSSGAPKLSAFAWDDYHEHMRSGAEGLLAAGFDPRTDRAMNLFFGGQLYGGFLSFFSVLETLQAVQFPMAAQDDHAAVAHSIVDHRVDTLFGMPSYLLRVFTEGADALRGYRGVRKVYFGGEHFPERQQAWLREEFGVELIRSAAYGSADAGPLGYQCGETPPRVHHLFSGLQTLEILALDEDRPAPAGEAGRLVFTSHTRRGQRLDRYEIGDLGRWVAGECGCAGAAPRASSCWAASATSSAAAATSSTTAGSSRSRRRRSSTGARCRSCSTRTTRASR
- a CDS encoding phenylacetate--CoA ligase family protein encodes the protein MNDRSIADLVRYVRAHSPFYRELYAGLPEGTSELTDLPLIDHGAYWGAHGIEESRLLTGPHGDGIVFKTGGTTGAPRVSMYTREEWREMARRFGDGLPAAGLRDGDRVANLFYAGELYSSFVFTLNLLQEAPVATVQLPIGGAAPLDYVIGTLRDFSATVLAAPPTSLCRLAREVADTVGTLPHIRLVLFSGEAFYGDQLELLAQAFPGAEVRSIGYASVDAGILAGPVAGESDARIHQVFTPDKVIELLDPETGEPIEEPGRPGRVVATDLARRLMPVIRYPVGDLAQWVDFPQRRFRLLGRSDEGARVGPVTVYLEDLRALVESTDQDGLVAEVQVVLRHHDERDQLVLRLAGPTGAGEQAKAVLEGALAARLAQTRPMFADHADRGLIHPLAVEWVGPGALAVNPRTGKLVRLVDERMD
- a CDS encoding riboflavin synthase, translated to MFTGIIEELGEVVSIEEFGDSSRIRLRGPVVCTGARHGDSIAVNGVCLTVVDSPEQLAADTTEFSADVMAETLQRSSLGALVPGSRVNLERAMALGARLGGHLVQGHVDATGTLLSRAPGELDAEGKPRWEVLRFTLPQSIARYLVDKGSITVDGISLTVVEAAADSFTVSLIPATLALTTLGAKAVGDPVNLEVDVLAKYVERLLDSRSIPAISKDAS
- a CDS encoding nicotinamide mononucleotide transporter family protein, encoding MNWLNSVAFSIFGQHVLWTDMIGNLLGLAALALGWRRSIWSWPVQLLSGVVLVGAYLSGHLTGLMGKQAIVIVTAVWGWTQWRRGIRSTGEIKVRFASWTERALLVGATALVTTGVALLFTHYSWMSWSPWSDAYIFVGTLAAMVAQARGWVEFWFAWIAVDVVGVPLAFNSGYAFSGLTYSIYFVLVLLGLRAWWLSTRTPRSASTPTLQGVTA
- a CDS encoding bifunctional 3,4-dihydroxy-2-butanone-4-phosphate synthase/GTP cyclohydrolase II, producing the protein MSTADSTQHLGPDLSLDPVERAIADIAAGRAVIVVDDEDRENEGDIIFAASAATPELLAFTIRYSSGVICVPMTGAEADRLDLPPMTRVNEDRKGTAYTVSVDAREVEATGISAVDRALTVRLLGDPASGPGDFTRPGHVFPLRAVDGGVLIRPGHTEAGVDLARLAGLPPAAAICEVVNDDGTMARLPELVGFAREHGLAIISIEDLIAYRRRTELHVDRAAVTALPTSYGEFTAVGYRSTLDGVEHIALVAGGLDADGQLPDGEDVLVRVHSECLTGDVFGSLRCDCGPQLEASLAKVAAAGRGVVLYLRGHEGRGIGLAHKLRAYQLQEQGRDTVDANLDLGLPADARDYSIGAQMLTDLGVRSLTLLTNNPDKLAALTEHGLKVKGREPIPVEAGVHNLAYLLTKRDRMGHDLPWLGNA
- the ribH gene encoding 6,7-dimethyl-8-ribityllumazine synthase, which encodes MSGHGAPELTLKNCQDLRVAVIAAQWHTKVMDGLLGGAERALKELGIAEPTIVRVPGTFELPVAAKQLAGRGYDAVVALGVVIRGGTPHFDYVCQAAAIGLTDVSVSTGVPVGFGVLTCDNEEQAIDRAGLPGSAEDKGHEAVTAAVATAAMLRSVS
- a CDS encoding phosphoribosyl-ATP diphosphatase, with protein sequence MASKTFEELFVELQQKAAAGDPASSRTAQLVQQGVHAIGKKVVEEAAEVWMAAEFQTQEQTAEEISQLLYHLQVMMIARGLTLDDVYAYL